gtggctgcttagcccaacaatttgtatgtatatatatattcaccaAACTAATTAATATTTCCATACCGTTCAgttttagtatttaagtaataaaaaagaaatacaaaattaagggAACTGGAAACGTTATTTTCTTACATTATTAAACTCcaagctccaaaaaaaaataaatactaccaaaataaaaatagctaaatcaaattaataGTTCCGAAAACCAATACGGGACAGGCGTAACTGTCTTGGGCGATGAGTGACGTCATTGGATGAGAATAATTCGGGTAGGGTAAACTGGCTGCTTGGGGGATTATAAACTTATTCCCAATGTAAGAACAATACACAAATGGGTTCTTACTGGGTGCCAATTcgacctaaaaaaaataagtcgaattaaaaaaaacggATGAGGCCGAAAACAAAGGTTTTATTTACCTTGAATTAGCACCGCAAAAATTTAATTCACTTTTAATACACTGAGCGCTGCTCACTTCCCTCTGCGTTTAGTTTTGGGAAACTTATGTGGAAATTCCCCACCACGtgtctttctttttttttttccgggGGTTAAATATATACTGGAGTTTAACCGCGAGCGATGCGCTTATCTTAGCAGCCACAAGAGAAAAGAAGTTGGCCGCTGCTTATTCTATGCTTAGACCGATACTTAAATGCTCAATTCTAGGTAGATAATTGATTATCAATAGATAAGAAACTTTAAGCTTAAccaagctttttgttttttgttttgtattttcggTTATTCCAAGCTTAACTAAATGAGGTTCACTTTTAGGCATTTGGTTTGTTGTTAAGTTACAACAAGCGCATTACACactttgggttctcccagatacgtagctcgaaatccagataagaagatcagttgggaatccctaAAGACTGAGTTCATTTATAaaaagcgaatggttaacagagtcaaaagGTTTACTGAAGACAGTGTAAATGaagtctgtttgtaagccattccggaagccatgcgagataaaagatgttagctccaataaatTGGTAGTGGTGAAGCAgagcttcatgaagccatgctggcatggaGTTATTATTGTGACTATTGTGCAAATGtgaagtgataagtttttcaaaaagcttaggaattgctgacaatttcaagatgcctctataatttgcaccgtcggattttttccctttttaatgcagcggaataatgaaagattccttacATATAAGGggaagatcgaagtttccagcacagagcctcggcgcagttcttcagaacacagcctggtagtCCGGGCCTGGCGAATGCACGGGTTTGACCTTAAGAAAATCAATAAGAAAACCattttgatcgaaagatgggaaaaatataaggttggctgattggatattataagtgcaACTAGGTGAATaagtagtttgaaaaaactgtgcaaagagatcggccagtGCCAAACCTAGGAAgagggggaaaagatacatgaaatgcgatgtttatatcttcgcatgccagtaaatcagaccaatccaATTcggaaattaacttatttaatttcataaagtcagacTTACGGAAGTAACGAACTTTAtaagatttaagtgtagacttaggTTAATTAaggaattgttttcgattgaaacatCAAGAGTGATGTGATATGAATTCTCTGGGtaagaaaggggcaaagttctggaaaaagaaattccatcaggatcagaaacgaaacataagtccaatagccgacctaaagaatttctaacatggttaatttgcccgagtgacatgtcaaacatgcccacagggaagtcatggtgggagttaagctgtaaagacggtgaataatcaacatttgaccacataagttctggaatattaaagtcacccagagctatcagctggtcaccatcagacagacgatcgaaaaccaaacgaatagcggacaaatgttaccagtatgttggcggttcggtcgaaggtggtatgtatgaacaggtaacatacaaagattgatcggacaaagtgattttgatgcaaagaaattcaatgtcaccaaaaaaaaacttcggaggaaaaaatagtaaaaactTCGGAGTTTAAACTGAACATTCAAATTTAAACTGAAAGGTGGAAGCGTCAAGAAATTCAGACAAATTTGTACaatttattacattttgaGATGTCAAATACCTCTATACAAAGCAAGCCTCCTGCCGGCGAGTCAGATGATTGCGTCATGGTCAACCAACCTACCATGGACGCGCATAAGCTATGGATCCACTGCAACCGCTGCTACGAACTGTATGCGCGCAAGAAATTTAAGCTCTTCCTTCTCGCCTGTCACCATGTGTCCTGCGAGAAGTGCGTGAAGGTGTGTGTGGGTCGTACTCCAAGCGATGCACTCATCTACCAGTGCCCCATCTGCCGCAAGGAGGTGCGCGGTCGCGAGGTGGGCAACAACATGCCCAGCGGCATCAAGATGCTCTTCCATCCGGAGCCCTGGTCGCTCCACAACGACTTCATCGAGACGTTCCAGGAGAGCAACAGTCGTCACATTGCCAAATTCAAGGAACGTCAAGAGAAGCTGGTCGCCAAACTGGCCAAGGATATCGAAATGACCAAGGCCATCTGCCAGAAGCGTTACATCGAGATGAAGCACCTGACTGTGGAGCGGCGCAAGGCTTTCCTTCGTCAGCGTCAAATAAAAGTGGCACTGGCCAACAGGAAGAATGAACAGTCACTAATGGCCATGAAGAAAAAGGAGGAACTTAGGAAGAAGCAGCTTCTGGCTGCTTCTTGCTCCTATAAATCTGGATCCCAGAAATCCAAGTCATCGCAACGAAACCAGCGTTCAAGATCCGCCTCACCGGGTCTGAGTACCTCGAAGGGAAGTGCCAAACGCAAAGTGACCGTATTTATGCACCTCTCCAATCATTCCTTCGACCTCTAAGAGTCTAATCTCTTCGAGCTTAAGTCCACTTAATAATCCATTTCAAGAATTTAATAAGGTTTCTTGCTAAAAAcacttaaaaactttaaaattacCTTTAATAGCacattgtttatatattttcaagtTTAACAATTCTGTTGCTGGCTTCAATTGTACTTAACTTGATTtacttttctttaaattttctcaaaacaaGTAACATATGATTAAACAcagatttaattaatatttagttATGGTTTTGAAACAAAGAATACAATGTAAACACCTATTTTGACTTTCAAATACTCTtacttaaataaaattaagatatccggctttaaccaagtttctgtaaagactataatgtgggatgcaaaggaagaactatcagaatacagttttgGAATTTTACTACGTAACACTCTAGttttctgataggtaagtgttagtgaagatattagttttttgaatCTGAGGAAAATGAGGtagaaggttgatcagtggccggAACATATGgaagttttacacccacaggtttggtaattttttttcttcaccgtacttggcggatgttcttggacgaaaatgttctctggccaaaagctggtggAACAAAACATCTTGAACATCTGTAAGGGCACTTATTTTGAAAGATcccgtgtgcctggtgtatgaatattttaattttgtaatatccaccacctttatgttggcttttgttttgtctTTTAAACAGGTtaattaccctgtttggtacccactgttacaggggtttgaattattgggtctgggatcacttgaagcgatgccacagaggaaaTATCGGACAGTGGCTCAATAATTCCGCAccgagttggtcattgattttacgaaaaccgctaatcaactccttgaacccacttttagtctgcctcatggacgatctcatttcgtcctgaacagcacgactaCCGTCACTGCAAAAGTGGATTTCAAAACTGAGGCCGTAAACCCTACACGGGTGAAAGAGTATTGTTACGAGACAACATTAATGAATTTATGGAGCGAAATATTTACTTGATTAGACAAAATTGTCCAAAGAAGACCATATCGGCTTAGCCCTAATGAGAGAGAATTGGTACGAGACaagtctgcatgcgacgacagtcggcCGAATTCCGTTGTTTATGTGACGCTGAAAAGTTTGCGCTGCGTTGCGTAAGCCGAGTGCCATGATCAAGAATTCGAATAGCCCAAAAGGCGTGATAATTGCTGTTTTGGGAATATCTTGCGGTTCGACAGGGATCTGGTGATACGCTTTTTGCaggtcgatttttgaaaatatctttttacaGTGTAGGATGCTTGTTACATCCAGTATGTACGGAATAGGGTATcggtcgccactctccgtTTGCTTTCTTTACCAGGTGTAATGGACTGGACCAGTGGCCTTTTGAGGGGCGACATATTCCTTTTTCGATGAGGTAGGAGAATTCAGTTTGAGCAGCTTTGAGTTTGTCGGGCGCTAGTGAGTAGGCGGCCCGTTGATCTAGATGAAGTGCGTTCTTCGGACTCTGCTGCGGTATTCGTGAAACAACCTAGCTAATTGGTTGCTCGTGTCGTAGGATAAAATCGCGTTGATTTTACGTTGAGGCGCGTGACATGTCGATTCGTGCAGCGTAGCTCGATCGTTGGGTTTGCGTCGTTTCATATCGACGAGTAAGTCGAAATGTTGAAGGAAACCGGCTCCAATGATAGCGCAGTTGACGTCAGCTAATATGAAGGTCCAAACGAAGGCGGACCGCGAGGCAGGCATTTGTGTTGTGGTCTTCTTCGAACTTGTCCGCCGAATCCGAAgactgttttagttttttggttcGGATGAAAACGAGCACGGTTGGCAACATTTCTTGGCGGCGTTGCCAAATTTTCTGTGGTACCCACACAAGCCTGAAGTCGGGACGCTGTTGCGATCCGATAATGTGAATGAATTGTTCTTGCGGTAACGGTTTTTGAACAGCGCGTTGATTTGTTGCTCGATGCGGTCTAGACGTTCGTCGAAAACGGTGCTGCTGGGTGGCGAAGATTTGGCGTCAACGGTGCGTATACGATGAAAATCGCCGACTTCCATGACTTTGTCTGCCAACTTAGCTAAATCTGCTAGGCAGGCGTCCGATGCTTACAAGATCGCTTGCACTTGTGTTTAACTCGTTGAGCAGTTGTGTGGGGCGCTTGTCAACAAGGTCAGTCTCTGAAATCAACTTCTGGATTTTCTTCTGCTCGCTTTCGCAGAAGCGTTCCAAAATGCACGACTTAAAGTTTACGTACTGGCCTGCGCCTGGTTGGTTGACGATGGCGTCGGCAATTCGGGCCAGTACCGGTGCTTCGATTGACGCCAGGATCGTGTTGAATTTCGTGCGTCTGCAGTTATTCCTGCCAGAACGAATTGGGCTTCGATTTGCGACAGCCATAATTCTGGGTGCTCGGTCCAAAAGGGCGGAATTTTAAACGCTACGCGGTTAATAACTGCGTCGGAACCGCGAGTAACGGTATCGTGGGTCACCAATTTAATGTTCAtttattcactatatatttgcttagaacaaatgaaaaataacaaaagcttAGCTAGCTGCGGATGAGGCTGTCGTGAGGCGCAGAAAAATGTTGTGTTTCTAGAGATGGCCTCCAGCGATATCGATACTCTCGTGACATATCGAGTTTGATTGTGCTATGGTAAGCCCTTATGGATGCCACAAGACCATAATGCATTTGGGATTGGAGAAGACCTTAGATAAGGCATATGACTGTTACTGGTTCGATAACTTGTCCAAGTACATTCGGAAGTTCGTTGATAACTGTATTACGTGTAAAATGTGAAAGTCTTCTTCAGGTAAAGTTCAAGCAAGTCTTCATCCAATAACAAAAGTAAATACACCTTTGCACACCATTCACATTGACATCACTGGGAAGTTCAGTGGCAAGTCTGATCAAAAAGAGTATATAGTTGTCAAGGTGGAAGCCTTTactaaatttgtttatttaaccCACACGCTTAAAATTGATGctgaaaattgaataaatgCTGTCCCGTCGGCTATTTCTTTGTTTGGAGTACCAAACCGCATAATAGCGTATTAGGGCAGATGTTTCGCCAGCACAAGATTTAGTGAGTTTTgttcacaacaaaaaattaaattgcatttgATTTCGACTGGTGCAAGCAGAGCAAATGGTCAAGTTGAACGCATTAAAGAACTTATTAACTGCCGTTGAAACTAGCAATCGATGTTGGCAAAATTCCTTAGGAGAAGTTCAATTAGCTTAGAAGTTCAATTAACCGTAACTGTACGGTTAGTCGACTGACAAAGGCAAGCCCTTtagaattgtttataggtAAAGTTGCCCGCCCATTGGGATTGCTTCCACCCTGCAATAAGGATTTAAGTAATGAAAAAACTTTAACAgaaactgttgaaagagacagtatTGAAACAATAAGACAATAATGAAAAGGACACTGTTGAAAGAGAGTGtatggatatttttttttttttttgcgcggttcccactgcatacgtacagcctacctcccgtccaaccgaccgagggacgctgccgcgtaatccgagatagataagcgaggattaggagaaagatattacgaggaaaagtgttgcacagataaggcggttaatatataagcgatttaagattgttagtagggcaaagtgacaagatgtggtagagaccattgtagtccgaacataataacctgaacggatcgtgttgggcatatgtcggactacaatggctgaggagcagaggacgaaagtttctggtccttctactaggaatgttaaaatttaagcgtgttagtaaatgctggctgtctatatttccataaataagattatataaaaacatgacacccagcatcgttctacgatttgttaatgatggaaagttgattagtaaaagtctactatgataagaggggaggtaaagatttgcatcccaattaagtcccctaagcgcaaaagtaaggaagtttttttgtacagattcaatgtgatcttagtgtactccatattgaggactccagacacacgatccatactcaagaatcggacggaccaatgatgtatataacgttttagttatgtacgggtcattaaattcttttgaccatcttttaataaaaccaagcacacccatagctttattaaccatggtagatacatggtcggtaaatttaaatttcaaatctaataggacacctagatcgttaacctgagttaatcgttctaaggcgttcccatagagaaagtacatagcctggtgaggagtagatcggtaaaaagacataagtttacatttcgatccattaagctttaggttatttgctaaacaccaattttgaagtttatccaaatcggattgaagtctagactgggcgctagagaatttatactgaaggcatagcttaacgtcatcagcttacataagtacaagtgaattagttaaggcaaggggcaagtcgttaataaacagagtaaaaagtaggggtccaagatggcttccttggggcacccccgatgtggtgcggactaaacgcgaggtaacatctttaaagaaaacacgttgggttctccctgataagtagctcgaaatccacataagatcagttgggaatcccaaaagactgagtttacttataagaagcgaatggttaacagagtcaaatgctttactgaagtcagtatgacgtctgtttgtaagccattccggaagccatccgtgataaaagatgttagctccaataagttggtagtggtggagcggcgcttcatgaagccatgctggcacggagttattattgaactacataggtgttgcaaatgtggagtgagaggttttcaaaaagctttggaattgctgacaatttagagatgcctctataattagcagcgtcggattagcagcgtcggtttgcacagtgcctcggcgcagtacttcagaacacagcctggtactccatcagggcctggcgaaaacacgggcttaaccttaagaagatccgataacacaccactttgatcgaaagatgggcaaaatataaggttggctgattggatattataagtgtaaggctgagctaaactactgctaggtgaataggtagtttgaaaaaactgtgcaaagagatcggccattgcctgatcggtgttcgcataagagttctcaaacgtaagcagagggggaaagatacatgtttacgcttagtgtttacaaagttataaaactgcttcgaatcctgagtaaactgaatcctgcagcggcgaatataactcttataacattctgcgttatgcacggtgaaattggaccgagctactaagtatcttgaataactaactatacagccagataatctatgtttgtttaaaagtctactcatattattctttaaatttataaggtgccttgtataccaaggcggattcgttgaagcggacggatatttccacggcacgcaagcgtcgaaaaatatgttcaaaatgtaataaaatttttgtaatgcgatgtttatatcctcgcatgccagtaaatcagaccaatcaaattccaaaattaacttatttaatttcgtaaagtcagccttacgaaagaaacgaactttctgagttttaactgtagacttaaggtcaaaaaagtaattattttcgattgaaacctcaagagtgggatgatatggatcctcagggttagaaaggggcaaagttctggaaagagtaattccatcagaaacgaaacataagtccaacagccgacctaaagaatttctaacgtgtttaatttgcccgagtgacatgtcgaacatgccctcagggaagtcatggtgggagttaagctgtaaagacggtgaattatcaacatttgaccacataagttctgggatattaaagtcacccagagctatcagctggtcaccatcagacagacgatcgaaaaccaaacgaatagcggacaaatgttgccagtatgttggcggttcggacgaaggtggtatgtacgaacaggtaacatacaaagattgatcggacaaagtgattttgatgcaaagaaattcaatttcaccaaactcttgtgattttacctcttcagaagcgaatttggagtctacagaaattagcactcctcctccccttcgcaaagttctatcacatcttaaagtggtgtacctactaggaaaaacttcggagcttaagatctccggctttaaccaagtttctgtaaatactataatgtgggatgcaaaaaaagtactatcagaatacagtttgggaagtttactacgtaaccctcttgtattctgataggtaagtgttaatgaagacattagttttttgagattgaggaagatgaggtggaaggttgatcagtggccttaacatgtgggagttttacacccacaggtttggttatcttttttttcaccgtacttggttgatgttcttggacgaaaatgttctctggccaaaagctggcggaacagatcgtcttgaacatgtgcctggtgtaagaatatttgaattttgtaatatccaccacctttatgtcggcttttgctttggctttgatgtaagccgagatatcaatctccgaagtatcaggggcaagccgggaaacaaaaatgtgtttcgatggtgggatcacctgtaagggttttggtgccgccgtaactaatactgcggcatcagtgcgtaccgggggtccggacggtttattaccctgtttggtgactgttacaggagtttcaattattgggtctgggatcacttgaagcgatgccacagaggacatatcggacaattgctcattgattccgagacattcggaagccgaatttttcttaggtccggcccttggggtggccagaaatataagcggctgcatagttgtcggctgagcaggctgaagattattcgacccgagaacatcactaaaagcggatttcttacgctttggagactcattgtattattgcaagactttaatgcacagaccaatttaaaatccataattattaaaaatttaaataattaatttattaaaaattatttaaaattaaataattaatttattcaaaattattaaaaattaaataattaatttattaaaaattattaaaaaaattaataattaatttaaaaatattatttgattttattaatgaggaaccttgaaccactgtaccaaggaaaagagaaggggagattaaagagagcagttggtgcaagttagtaagatttaaagacaTAGAGATAacaatctctattgagcgagagtagaagcaacagaatagcaacaacaccgtaggagatgaagaagcagagcagggctatgtttggaaagtaaattaaataaataattattttacctccaaatatatcactgcacacgcaaagcgatacggatctaaaaaattgtaatttgtttttatatcagtaaagaaataaacaccgattgtttatagaaagcttattgcaagttttacaaaaacgtagtgcgcacaaaaaaaacacgtccgtccgctttaagataaagagaggaagttaATGTCATCATTATGAAATATTGCACAGTAATTGCACTGTGAttggttgtgtgtgtgtgttgtcgcTTTAAGAAGTTTCGTTTTAGTAGGGCGACAGTGTAATGTCGCTGTCGCCGAGTGTGGTTCGTTGGTAaggatagaaaaaaaaaaagggacgACGCAGGCAGTGGCACTTGCAATTTGGTCGTCGTGTGTGCAAAACCGAAACTCGCTGTGCTATTACGATGTCGGAAAATAACGGTGCTGcaacatatatgtatatatttttgataagGATGAGCTCctaagtcgatataagcatgccCGTCTGTCCATCTGATTTCCACGCAAACAagtctcagttttaaagctatcgagttgaaccTCTGCACGGCCGGaatcgggcgactatatcatatatatgccatataactgattgatcggaaatgccataaataTCGTTTTTTTGAAGTTACAGGGTTGGGACTtcccacacatgttatatttggccaaagtaTCTCATCTACAAAACTTCATAACTTATCATAACTTTAATCTTTCTTGAGCAagaattaaaatgaaaattgaaattttacgGACAACTTGGGATCCTGCtggtaaaatttttaaattatttccaGAACAGTTTATTTTGAAGCTCATTttaatacccttgcagagggtataatataatataattttggagatctccgaccctataaagttatatattcttgataaggatcacctcctgagttgataaaCGCAGACGTTTGAAGCAGCCTTGAATCAAGAGTATCCGAGGATCCAGCTCGCATTTGGGTTAATTTTTTGGGACGCGCAAAGGCTCCCAATTGTCCTCCAGCTTACTGTCTGTGTGAAAGTGGTCGATCGGAGAACACCCTGTGGTGAGTGTATTATTAGTCAAGGCGTAAAGTGGACTTAGTCACGAATACTAGTTTTATTAGGCCCGAGCAGAATTTCGAATTGGCTATTCAAAATGGGAAGACCAAATGAAAGGACTCCAGTTTGCTCGGCGAAGTCAGAAGGACTGGTCCAATCTCAGGCAGACGAGAAGAGCGCCAATGAGAAGCAGCAGTAATGCCAGTGGTCTTGGGTACCGCAACCAAGTTCGCATCGAACCAGAGCTAGGTTCGAGCGAACGGAGGAGCGCAGAACAGACTCTAAGAGCAGTTTAGCGCGACTGATCAAAATGTGAGGGAGGAAGACTGCTGAGACTCCCCCTTATTAGAAGGTCCAGGCTGAGTGTGTCCCAGCCTAGGCCAATAGTGAACCCGTGGAGTGCAACGGCAAAGTTATTTCAAGGATCCTGGAGTCTTAATCTAATATCAGAAAAACACTAGAGAAAAACGCTAGAGATATAAacgaaaaacaagaaaggaaagctaacttcgggcggagccgaagttgatatacccttgcagttgagtcacagtccgctaggtggcgccacgcatcttatattattagatatatagcggatcgtacatagtcggctgatccttatgaaatttggcaaatcagattattttgtccaaaatagaatctgtaccaagtcccatctttctaacttaaaaaataccaaagttatggcatttccgatcaatcagttatatggcagctataagatacagtcgaccgatcccggccattccgacttataaactacctgcaaggaaaaaaaggatgagTGCAaatcgatagctccaaaactgagagactagtttgcgtagaaaccgacagacagacagacagacggacatgctcatatcgactcaggaggtgatcctgatcaagaatatatatactttatagggccttcactgcgttgcacacttttgaccaaaataataataccctctgcaagggtataaaaatgaaaaaaaatcaacattaTATGTTGTAAACTTCTTTTTCCAGCGACCCATCGAAGCGCTTGTCGTGTGATGCAACAAGGAAAGTTGTCCTGTGAGTAAAACTTATTTGTATGATTTGAGATCCTTTTGATTTAAATTCCTGGTGTCCCAATAAATCTGGAATCTATAATTCGAAAGTACTTTTGAGCCTTTTggtttctttgatttttttttggtttttaaaaattaataaactgCCTTACGATTGGATTAACTTCTttgatttataattttattttaaatatacccAATTCATTTGATcaactttattatttaaatattatcttaatattattttcattgcCTTTcgtattaataaatattttataatgtgCTAAACACTCAGAATTATGCCGCAGCTAGCCGGGATTAGTTAGTAGGAGTACGCAAGAAAAGGGATCAATGGTAGGGTGGGCACGCGAGAATCGATCCTTTACACCTTGGTGACTTATAATTAGGCGCAAGAAGGGAACCCCACATCTCTCAACATATAGGAAATCGGGACTCATTCCGGATAGTATGTCTTGTCGAGAGCAcgcaattttaaattatatccCCCATTGAGAGGCCTTGTGAGCCGGCCCTTGCCGACGAGCCGAAGCTGGATATTCCAGGCTCCCATATTCTTACCATCCCACCTCAGCCCATAAATGATTTTAGTAGTTAACGTTCTTTAcacttttatgttttttaagttagaaagatgtgacttggtacagattccattttaagCAAAGAAGTCTGATATTCTATAGCTATCTATATAAGGGAACGACCGTAAGCTTTAAGCTAGATGAATGGTAATTTCTGCGGATTCCGTTTCGGGCAAATTAATCCGATCcgcctgttttttttttgcatgtgTTGAATgaatatatttgaaaatatttgcaagCCCTTTGTTACGATGGATAGAAACTAAATTTGACTTTTCTTAAActatttt
Above is a genomic segment from Drosophila ananassae strain 14024-0371.13 chromosome Y unlocalized genomic scaffold, ASM1763931v2 tig00000092, whole genome shotgun sequence containing:
- the LOC6504299 gene encoding RING finger protein vilya encodes the protein MSNTSIQSKPPAGESDDCVMVNQPTMDAHKLWIHCNRCYELYARKKFKLFLLACHHVSCEKCVKVCVGRTPSDALIYQCPICRKEVRGREVGNNMPSGIKMLFHPEPWSLHNDFIETFQESNSRHIAKFKERQEKLVAKLAKDIEMTKAICQKRYIEMKHLTVERRKAFLRQRQIKVALANRKNEQSLMAMKKKEELRKKQLLAASCSYKSGSQKSKSSQRNQRSRSASPGLSTSKGSAKRKVTVFMHLSNHSFDL